In Rhinatrema bivittatum chromosome 1, aRhiBiv1.1, whole genome shotgun sequence, a single genomic region encodes these proteins:
- the LOC115081578 gene encoding uncharacterized protein LOC115081578, with protein sequence MVNTSLDISLEEPPNDNWMEQITFTSCTVSELLASLENFINRQQQKLVTERKELALNKVQISLHYILKTRANNYWDILGSSKSKSSFSPKHTCTLLALLENYEKNKDTESSTMENDQKKTPLLQLSSFSEVITKESESGVTQEHDPHHARAYKNESMSLLPYVHLIHNVIPSLTLSSIEDKCLNEEISCRFPAYSSKYSLRKEERDSQQPLTQIPAQVMLPAADCIFFQDLKDLQWKICKGIGRQTKKKLIARSELYYNFDKIFIQKEKKKSEVMFPLIDKHCNIVADWMNS encoded by the exons GTCTCAGAACTGTTGGCTTCTCTTGAAAATTTCATAAATCGGCAACAGCAGAAATTAGTTACTGAACGGAAAGAATTGGCTCTAAATAAAGTACAGATATCCCTTCACTACATCTTAAAGACAAGAGCTAATAATTATTGGGATATTTTAGGAAGTAGTAAATCAAAATCCAGTTTTTCACCTAAGCATACTTGCACACTGCTAGCTTTGTTAGAAAACTATGAGAAAAATAAAGATACTGAGTCATCGACTATGGAGAATGACCAAAAGAAGACCCCATTGCTACAACTTAGTTCTTTTTCTGAGGTTATTACTAAGGAATCTGAATCTGGAGTGACTCAGGAACATGATCCACATCATGCACGGGCTTACAAGAATGAATCGATGAGCTTATTGCCCTATGTACACTTGATCCACAATGTTATCCCTTCCTTGACACTTTCCTCAATAGAAGACAAATGCTTGAATGaagagatatcatgccggttccCTGCCTACTCATCAAAATACAGCTTGAGAAAGGAAGAACGTGACTCCCAGCAACCACTGACTCAGATACCTGCACAGGTGATGTTGCCAG caGCGGATTGTATATTTTTCCAAGATCTGAAGGACCTGCAGTGGAAAATATGCAAAGGCATTGGGAGACAAACCAAGAAGAAACTGATTGCAAGGTCAGAATTATACTATAACTTTGACAAGATATtcatccaaaaagaaaaaaagaaatcagaagtCATGTTTCCTTTGATTGACAAGCATTGTAACATTGTCGCTGACTGGATGAATTCATAA